One segment of Radiobacillus kanasensis DNA contains the following:
- the lspA gene encoding signal peptidase II, producing MKLIYYLLALFIIGIDQLTKWRIVQTMDIGESIPVIEPFLYITSHRNTGAAWGILEGKMGFFYVVTVIVIAVVVYYMQKYGKESKLAGISLGLILGGAIGNFIDRLFRKEVVDFVDVYIGSYDFPIFNVADSALVVGVIALLIVTFIDERQKGRTK from the coding sequence ATGAAGTTGATTTACTATTTACTAGCATTATTTATCATTGGCATCGATCAATTAACAAAATGGCGAATTGTTCAAACGATGGATATCGGAGAATCCATTCCGGTCATAGAGCCATTTCTCTACATAACGTCACACCGTAATACAGGTGCTGCTTGGGGCATTCTAGAAGGGAAGATGGGCTTCTTTTACGTCGTAACGGTTATCGTGATTGCTGTAGTTGTGTATTACATGCAAAAGTACGGGAAAGAAAGCAAGCTGGCAGGCATTTCCTTAGGACTTATATTGGGTGGAGCAATCGGGAACTTTATAGATAGACTGTTCCGTAAAGAAGTAGTAGATTTTGTAGATGTATATATCGGAAGCTATGACTTTCCTATTTTTAATGTAGCCGATTCTGCATTAGTAGTAGGGGTTATTGCTTTATTAATAGTTACCTTCATCGATGAACGACAGAAAGGAAGAACAAAATAA
- a CDS encoding RluA family pseudouridine synthase gives MPENHRHMVDPDEQGDRIDKVLAKWNEDASRSQVQTWIKDGLVAVNGEKVKNNYKCQQGDEITWEIPEAEPLELEAENIPLEIIYEDSDVLVVNKPKGMVVHPAAGHGTGTLVNALLYHCQDLSGINGVIRPGIVHRIDKDTSGLLMVAKNDKAHVSLVDQLKAKTVKRSYQAIVHGEIGHDFGTIDAPLGRDPGDRQKMAVVDDGRHAVTHFEVIKRFKNFTHIKCVLETGRTHQIRVHMKYIGHPLAGDPKYGPRKTLDMDGQALHAEVLGFEHPSTKKWVEFQVDPPEDFDEQLDLLEKMS, from the coding sequence ATGCCAGAAAATCACCGTCATATGGTAGACCCAGATGAACAAGGGGATAGAATTGATAAAGTTTTAGCGAAATGGAATGAGGACGCCTCCAGGTCTCAAGTCCAAACATGGATTAAAGATGGATTAGTAGCTGTAAATGGAGAAAAAGTAAAAAACAACTACAAATGTCAGCAAGGGGACGAAATTACGTGGGAAATTCCAGAGGCTGAACCATTAGAGCTCGAGGCGGAGAATATTCCATTAGAAATCATTTATGAAGATAGCGATGTTCTCGTCGTCAATAAGCCGAAGGGAATGGTCGTACATCCGGCAGCTGGACATGGAACCGGTACACTCGTAAATGCTCTTCTATATCACTGTCAAGACCTATCAGGGATCAATGGAGTCATTCGACCAGGAATTGTTCACCGTATTGATAAAGATACGAGTGGCTTATTAATGGTTGCAAAAAACGATAAAGCTCATGTTTCACTAGTCGATCAGTTAAAAGCAAAGACAGTTAAACGCTCTTACCAGGCAATTGTGCACGGGGAGATTGGCCATGATTTTGGGACAATAGATGCTCCGCTTGGTAGAGACCCTGGAGATCGCCAAAAAATGGCAGTCGTCGATGATGGAAGACATGCGGTTACGCACTTTGAAGTGATTAAACGTTTTAAAAACTTTACTCATATTAAATGTGTTCTAGAAACTGGTCGTACCCACCAAATTCGTGTCCATATGAAATATATAGGTCATCCACTAGCTGGTGATCCTAAATATGGACCGAGAAAAACGTTAGACATGGATGGTCAAGCTCTCCATGCGGAAGTGTTAGGCTTTGAACACCCGTCTACGAAGAAATGGGTGGAATTCCAGGTGGATCCGCCGGAAGATTTCGATGAACAATTAGATTTATTAGAAAAGATGAGTTGA